GGGGTCAGCTCAAGTCGTTCTTCGTCGCTCTGATCGTCATCGCCCTGCTCATGTCCATGGTCTTCGGCAGCCCGACCATCGGCCTTATCGCCATGATCCCAAACGTTGCCCCTGCCCTGGCCGTCGGGGGCGTCATGGGCTTTGCGAACATACCCCTGGACATGATGACCGTGACCATCATCCCCATGCTCCTCGGCCTGGCCGTGGACGACAGCATCCATTTCATCAACCACTCCCAACTGGAATTCGAGCGAACCGGCAGCTACAGGGAAAGCGTTCGTCGAGTTTTCGGATCCGTGGGCACGGCCCTGCTTTTGACCTCGCTGGTCCTCATCCTGTGCTTCTCGGCCTATGCGGCTTCGGATGCCAAGGTCTTCGTCAACATGTCCTATCTGGTGGCCGCGGGTATTCTCGCCGCTCTGGCCGCGGATTATTTCGTCACCCCCGTCCTGCTCGACAGGCTGCGCGCCTTTGGTCCGGACAAGACCGAGAGATTGGCCGGGAATCGCCCCCCGGACTTTTCCGGAGCGGACCGCGCCCACCCCGGCGCCCATTTTGGGATGGAACGAGAAAAAATTTGATATTTCCAGTATCTATTTTTAATAAAATTACAAAATATTGTTAGTTGATCTTAATTTTCTTCCCTGCTATCCGTCGCGCCAACACATTGAAGGAGTAAACCATGAAACCATCCGAAATCGTCATCGCCCTGGAAACGGTGATTCACATCCGCCAGCCCGTGTTCCTGTGGGGAGCGCCAGGGGTCGGCAAAAGCCAGGTCGTCGCCCAGGTGGCGGCCCGTCGCAGCCTTGAACTCGTGGACGTGCGGGCGGTCCTGCTCGACCCCGTGGATCTGCGCGGCATTCCCCGCATCGACGCCCAGGGGAACGCCGTGTGGTGTCCCCCGTCCTTCCTGCCCCGTTCTGGTCAGGGAGTGCTTTTCCTGGACGAACTGAACACCGCCCCTCCCCTGGTCCAGGCCGCCTGCTACCAACTCATCCTGGACCGCAAGCTGGGTGAGTACATCCTGCCTGAAGGATGGGTCATCGTCGCAGCCGGGAACCGGGAATCGGACCGATCAGTAACCCACCGCATGCCATCGGCTCTGGCCAACCGCCTGATTCATCTGGATTTCGATCCGGACCTCGACGATTGGCTGGTCTGGGCCGAACAGGCCGATATCGACGCCCGGTTGCGTGCCTTTCTTCGCTTCCGCCCCAAGCTGCTCCACGTCTTCGACCCCACGCGCAACGAAAAGGCCTTT
This DNA window, taken from Deltaproteobacteria bacterium, encodes the following:
- a CDS encoding MoxR family ATPase, yielding MKPSEIVIALETVIHIRQPVFLWGAPGVGKSQVVAQVAARRSLELVDVRAVLLDPVDLRGIPRIDAQGNAVWCPPSFLPRSGQGVLFLDELNTAPPLVQAACYQLILDRKLGEYILPEGWVIVAAGNRESDRSVTHRMPSALANRLIHLDFDPDLDDWLVWAEQADIDARLRAFLRFRPKLLHVFDPTRNEKAFPSPRSWEFASRVMRSGARWSTMRELLKGAVGESAAAE